Proteins encoded together in one Pontiella desulfatans window:
- a CDS encoding glycosyltransferase family 2 protein, with protein MDHANQTGKIEKLCVLVCAFNESGHIGQVVRGIIEHQACEVVVVDDGSSDNTATLAEQAGARVLRNSENLGKGASLKRGFEHVCNQGFDAVVVVDGDGQHDPAEIGCFLDAYERTRIPVLVGNRMADTTGMPYIRRWTNRTMAWILNRLVRIYVADPPCGYRFYRTDVLPFIMSDLPRFAFEFDVLVHAALRHIRIDSVRVSTIYNRKRRSHVAPIRDAWLLLQVVRHHFLLSRRNPAFGSFPE; from the coding sequence ATGGATCACGCAAACCAAACCGGGAAGATTGAAAAACTTTGCGTGTTGGTTTGCGCGTTCAACGAGTCTGGGCACATTGGGCAGGTGGTTCGCGGCATCATCGAGCACCAGGCCTGCGAAGTGGTTGTGGTCGATGATGGTTCCTCCGACAACACGGCAACGTTGGCCGAACAGGCCGGAGCACGTGTCCTGCGCAATTCGGAAAACCTAGGTAAAGGCGCTTCGCTCAAGCGCGGTTTCGAGCATGTGTGCAACCAAGGCTTCGACGCCGTGGTGGTGGTGGATGGCGACGGGCAGCATGACCCGGCCGAGATTGGGTGTTTTCTGGATGCCTACGAGCGCACCCGGATTCCCGTGCTGGTGGGCAACCGCATGGCCGACACGACCGGCATGCCCTATATCCGGCGCTGGACGAACCGAACCATGGCTTGGATCCTGAACCGGTTGGTAAGGATCTATGTGGCGGATCCACCCTGTGGCTACCGCTTCTACCGCACCGATGTGTTGCCGTTCATCATGAGCGACCTGCCGCGGTTCGCTTTTGAATTCGATGTGCTGGTGCACGCCGCCCTTCGGCATATCCGGATCGACTCGGTGCGGGTATCGACCATCTACAACCGCAAGCGCCGCAGCCACGTCGCACCCATTCGCGATGCCTGGCTCCTGCTGCAGGTGGTCAGGCACCACTTCCTGCTCAGTCGCCGCAATCCTGCCTTTGGCTCTTTCCCGGAATAG
- a CDS encoding ligand-gated ion channel: MFILSTLCASLTWAMEGEPLPLEPMLTPPPADGPVVVRVGFDLQDVHAIDEESETFCISGMLTLRWKDSRLAFDPEKAGCAEKIYNGTFQFNKVSPSWFPQLMPINTAGTYTSHGVLLRVAPDGSCQQTEMITVDARTLFDLRKIPFDTQQLQLHFGVLGFDRDEVVLKPSEMSGYQTDQLLRVSVPQWKLAGIGMSDNRESGDGFSSVTMSFMVHRKSLFIIRLVVLPLMVICMLSWSVFWMEHSSLGNRMSASFVGILTAVAYQTKVGDLLPQIAYVTRIHAFLAASFFLMCATALVNLVVGTFDRQGRQALARRIDHGCRWAFPLLYGVVLLLIVIFV; this comes from the coding sequence ATGTTTATCCTGTCTACGCTGTGTGCTTCGTTGACCTGGGCAATGGAAGGGGAGCCGCTTCCCCTGGAGCCCATGTTGACGCCACCACCAGCAGATGGACCGGTGGTGGTTCGCGTCGGGTTCGATTTGCAGGATGTCCATGCGATCGATGAAGAAAGCGAAACGTTTTGCATTTCCGGAATGCTGACGCTTCGTTGGAAGGACAGCCGTCTGGCCTTTGACCCGGAGAAGGCCGGGTGCGCGGAAAAAATATATAACGGCACCTTCCAGTTTAACAAAGTATCCCCGTCCTGGTTTCCGCAGCTGATGCCGATCAATACGGCGGGGACATACACGAGCCACGGGGTATTGCTGCGGGTGGCGCCGGACGGCAGTTGCCAGCAGACGGAGATGATCACGGTCGATGCCCGTACGTTGTTTGATCTAAGAAAAATTCCATTCGATACCCAGCAACTGCAACTCCATTTCGGGGTGTTGGGATTTGATCGGGACGAGGTCGTGCTGAAGCCTTCCGAAATGAGCGGTTATCAAACCGATCAACTGCTTCGGGTATCGGTGCCGCAGTGGAAACTGGCAGGAATCGGGATGTCGGATAATAGGGAATCCGGGGATGGTTTTTCTTCGGTCACCATGAGTTTCATGGTGCATCGCAAGTCGTTGTTCATCATTCGGTTGGTGGTGCTGCCGCTCATGGTCATCTGCATGTTGTCCTGGTCGGTGTTCTGGATGGAGCATTCCTCGCTCGGGAATCGAATGAGTGCATCCTTCGTTGGAATCCTGACGGCCGTGGCCTATCAAACAAAGGTCGGCGACCTCCTTCCGCAAATCGCCTACGTTACCCGAATCCATGCCTTCCTTGCGGCCAGCTTTTTTTTGATGTGCGCCACGGCCCTGGTCAACCTGGTGGTCGGAACCTTCGATCGGCAGGGGCGCCAGGCCCTTGCCCGCCGGATCGACCACGGCTGTCGATGGGCTTTCCCGTTGCTATACGGGGTCGTGTTGCTGCTGATTGTGATTTTTGTATAA
- the deoC gene encoding deoxyribose-phosphate aldolase encodes MYTVEQVAATIDHAVLKPEQTEQDVRDNAGLCIERGVASMCVRPCDVKLAAGLLKDSPVLVSCVLSFPHGADATPVKAAQARQAIEDGVQEIDMVMNIGQFLSGNYDFVRDDIKAVVEVAHATGVIVKVIQESCYLTLEQVAKACELSFEAGADFVKTSTGFGSSSATLEIIDVMIKTVGGRMKIKASGGIRDWATAVAYLEQGVDRLGIGATATVLDGGISRCLKNK; translated from the coding sequence ATGTATACTGTTGAACAAGTCGCCGCCACCATCGACCACGCCGTGCTTAAACCGGAGCAAACCGAACAGGACGTACGCGACAATGCCGGCCTGTGCATCGAGCGCGGTGTGGCCAGCATGTGTGTGCGGCCGTGCGACGTAAAGCTTGCCGCCGGGTTGCTCAAGGATTCGCCCGTCCTGGTTTCGTGCGTGCTCAGTTTTCCGCATGGCGCGGATGCAACCCCGGTGAAAGCGGCACAGGCCAGGCAAGCCATCGAAGACGGCGTGCAGGAAATCGATATGGTCATGAACATTGGCCAGTTCCTCTCCGGAAACTACGACTTCGTGCGCGACGACATCAAGGCCGTCGTCGAAGTCGCCCATGCAACCGGCGTGATTGTGAAGGTCATTCAGGAAAGCTGCTATCTCACCTTGGAGCAAGTCGCCAAGGCCTGCGAACTCTCCTTCGAAGCCGGCGCGGATTTCGTGAAAACCTCCACGGGTTTCGGCTCCTCCTCCGCCACGCTGGAAATCATCGATGTCATGATTAAGACAGTCGGCGGCAGGATGAAAATAAAAGCCTCCGGTGGCATCCGCGATTGGGCCACCGCGGTCGCCTATTTGGAGCAGGGCGTCGATCGTCTCGGAATCGGGGCAACGGCGACGGTTCTGGATGGGGGAATATCGCGTTGCCTCAAAAATAAATGA
- the ppk2 gene encoding polyphosphate kinase 2 — MPDQEKRKKGYKKNGKLEKKHYESELARLQVELVKLQEWVKYKGLKVVVLFEGRDAAGKGGVIKRITESLNPRVARVVALGKPTEREETQWYFQRYVPELPAAGEIALFDRSWYNCAGVDRVMGFVTEDQVQEFFKSCPQFERMIIRSGIILIKYWFSVSDEEQEKRFLSRIDDPTKRWKLSPMDLKSREKWAEYSKAKDDMFEHTDIEKAPWWVVEADDKKKARLNCISHLLSQIPYEDLTPESIKLPPRADDGSYERPPHEEQNFVPHIY, encoded by the coding sequence GTGCCGGATCAGGAAAAACGCAAGAAGGGTTACAAGAAGAACGGCAAACTGGAAAAGAAACACTATGAGTCGGAGCTGGCCCGCTTGCAGGTGGAACTGGTGAAACTCCAGGAATGGGTCAAGTACAAGGGGCTTAAGGTGGTCGTCCTTTTCGAAGGTCGCGATGCCGCCGGCAAGGGCGGCGTGATCAAGCGCATTACCGAAAGCCTGAATCCCCGCGTTGCCCGGGTGGTCGCGCTGGGCAAGCCGACGGAGCGCGAGGAGACGCAATGGTATTTCCAGCGCTATGTGCCCGAGCTTCCCGCCGCAGGCGAAATTGCCCTGTTCGACCGCTCCTGGTACAACTGCGCCGGCGTGGACCGCGTGATGGGATTTGTTACGGAAGACCAGGTTCAGGAATTTTTCAAGTCCTGCCCGCAGTTTGAGCGCATGATTATCCGTTCGGGAATCATCCTGATCAAATATTGGTTCTCAGTCAGCGACGAGGAACAGGAAAAGCGGTTCCTCTCGCGGATCGACGATCCCACCAAACGTTGGAAGCTGAGCCCGATGGACTTGAAATCGCGCGAAAAATGGGCGGAATATTCCAAGGCCAAGGATGACATGTTCGAGCACACGGATATCGAAAAGGCCCCGTGGTGGGTGGTGGAGGCCGACGACAAAAAGAAAGCGCGCCTCAACTGCATTTCGCATCTGCTCAGCCAGATTCCCTATGAAGACCTCACACCGGAATCGATCAAGCTGCCTCCGCGGGCGGATGACGGTTCCTATGAGCGCCCACCGCACGAGGAACAAAACTTCGTACCGCATATCTATTAA
- a CDS encoding DUF481 domain-containing protein: MKAIIGAVVIGLCGLGHAADSWEDFDPPPDSEFDWIQLDSGEWLKGDLKVMYDQSLEFDSDKMELLDFDFEDVIRLRTRNVQRVLVQKTRGEAKIFTGQLELEHDRIFLHNDGESVDFPREEIVAIAQRAEHERNKWSGSLSIGVNMRGGNSETMDANVSANLKRQTALTRYNLDYLANYSGTRNEETANNQRLSMDANVFLSSRVYWRIVEAEFYRDKFSNIDQQYSVHTGVGYYLFHNPKLEWSVGAGAGYQRTEYISVEAGGDEASESPYFEAGTMFDYELNSNIDYLLDYSCRVLNESNGTYTHHLVTTLSMDLIGDDLDLDVSLVWDRVEEPTADSSGRTPEQDDYQLIFSLAYDF, encoded by the coding sequence TTGAAGGCGATCATCGGAGCCGTGGTCATCGGCCTTTGCGGATTGGGCCATGCCGCCGACTCCTGGGAGGATTTCGACCCTCCGCCCGACTCGGAGTTCGACTGGATTCAATTGGATTCCGGCGAGTGGCTCAAGGGCGATCTAAAGGTGATGTATGACCAAAGCCTCGAGTTTGACAGCGACAAAATGGAGCTGCTGGATTTCGATTTCGAAGACGTGATCCGCCTCCGCACCCGCAATGTCCAGCGCGTACTCGTCCAGAAAACGAGGGGCGAAGCGAAAATCTTTACCGGGCAACTGGAGCTGGAGCACGATAGGATTTTTCTCCACAACGATGGCGAATCAGTGGATTTCCCGCGCGAGGAAATCGTTGCCATTGCCCAGCGGGCGGAACACGAACGCAACAAGTGGTCGGGCAGCCTATCCATCGGTGTGAACATGCGCGGAGGCAACTCGGAGACGATGGACGCGAACGTTTCCGCCAACCTAAAACGGCAGACCGCGCTGACCCGCTACAATCTCGACTACCTTGCCAACTACAGCGGCACTCGCAACGAGGAAACCGCGAACAACCAGCGCTTGAGCATGGACGCCAATGTGTTCCTCAGCTCGCGTGTCTACTGGCGTATTGTCGAGGCGGAATTCTATCGCGATAAGTTCAGCAACATCGACCAGCAGTATTCGGTGCATACCGGGGTGGGCTATTATCTGTTCCACAATCCGAAGCTGGAATGGTCGGTCGGCGCCGGCGCCGGTTACCAGCGCACCGAATATATCTCGGTTGAGGCCGGAGGCGACGAGGCATCGGAATCCCCTTATTTCGAGGCCGGCACAATGTTTGACTATGAACTCAACTCGAACATAGATTATCTGCTCGACTATTCCTGCCGGGTACTCAACGAGTCGAACGGAACCTACACGCACCACTTGGTCACCACGCTATCGATGGATCTGATCGGCGACGATCTGGACTTGGATGTTTCCCTGGTATGGGATCGCGTTGAAGAACCCACCGCGGACTCCTCCGGGCGGACGCCGGAGCAGGACGACTACCAACTGATTTTTTCACTCGCATACGATTTTTAA
- a CDS encoding arylsulfatase: MKTYRIMIGIALVATGLAGCKTNETDQSRVIGTPGLPSAKTTLDGKQLPPPVDDHFGGTIERNAIDSTPYWPPTVVAPKGKDAPNVLLIITDDAGYGVSSTFGGVIPTPALDRVANNGLRYTHFHSTAVCSPTRASLITGRNHHRMGTGAIPELSTGYPGYNCLMTKDKASVARILKGHGYVTSWFGKNHNTPDIQISKIGPYDQWPLGLGFDYFYGFMGGDTSQWQPGNLVRNTTYIHPYENEPGWNLVTAMADDAIDYMRTVDALSPDQPFFLYYAPGATHAPHHPTPEWIEKISKMELFNDGWHELRKTIFANQKKLGVIPQDAKLTPWPKDLIKEWDQVSEQEKKLFIKQANVFAAYVAYTDHEIGRVIQTVEDLGRLDNTLIIYITGDNGTSSEGGATGTPNEIASVQGLHLPVEAQMQYYDVWGSDQTYPHMSVGWTWAFGTPFSWTKMVCSHFGGTKQGTAISWPKVIKDKGGIRNQFHHVVDIAPTIMEATGVPLPEMIDGIAQDPMDGVSMLYTFDEQNADAPSTHKTQYFEMIGDHAIYHDGWILSTKVMRPPWDNSGKNYGDPSTWPWELYDLSKDWTQYNDVSAQYPEKVTELEKLFWEEAEKNQVLPMDTTTFTRSLLPRPNLSAGRSVFNYSGEVTGTPNGNAPNVLASSFNLKAEVVVPEGGAEGMLVTHGGRFAGYGFYLLKGKPTFTYNLLGMQRFKWEGAAALAPGKHTLEFDFQYDGLGAATLQYGSPSGLGQGGAGILKVDGQVVATKKIDKTIPMLMQWCESFDVGADTGSPVSDKDYKCPFRFTGTLDQLTLTIDRPELSPEDIKKLQDAMHANPAED; this comes from the coding sequence ATGAAGACATACAGAATAATGATTGGCATAGCCTTGGTGGCGACCGGCTTGGCCGGCTGCAAAACTAACGAGACAGATCAATCGAGGGTGATAGGAACGCCGGGGTTGCCCAGCGCTAAAACGACCCTCGACGGCAAGCAGCTCCCTCCACCGGTGGATGACCACTTTGGCGGAACGATAGAGCGCAACGCGATCGATTCAACCCCTTACTGGCCGCCCACGGTTGTGGCACCGAAAGGTAAGGATGCGCCCAATGTGCTGCTGATCATTACCGACGATGCGGGCTATGGCGTGTCCAGCACGTTCGGCGGCGTTATCCCTACGCCGGCCTTGGATCGCGTGGCCAATAACGGCCTGCGATACACCCACTTCCATTCCACCGCAGTCTGCTCGCCGACGCGTGCGTCGCTCATCACGGGGCGCAACCATCACCGCATGGGCACCGGCGCAATCCCTGAGCTTTCGACGGGCTATCCGGGCTACAACTGTCTAATGACCAAGGATAAGGCGTCCGTTGCCCGCATCCTCAAAGGCCATGGCTATGTGACCTCCTGGTTCGGCAAAAACCACAACACGCCGGACATCCAGATCAGCAAGATCGGCCCCTACGACCAGTGGCCGCTCGGATTGGGCTTCGACTATTTCTACGGCTTCATGGGCGGCGACACCAGCCAGTGGCAACCGGGCAACCTGGTGCGCAACACCACCTATATTCATCCCTACGAGAACGAACCCGGCTGGAACCTGGTTACCGCCATGGCGGATGACGCGATTGATTATATGCGAACCGTCGATGCGCTGAGCCCGGATCAACCCTTCTTCCTCTATTATGCCCCCGGCGCCACCCATGCGCCGCACCACCCGACTCCAGAGTGGATCGAAAAAATCAGCAAGATGGAACTCTTCAACGATGGCTGGCATGAGCTTCGCAAAACCATCTTCGCCAACCAGAAAAAACTCGGCGTCATCCCGCAGGATGCCAAGCTGACCCCATGGCCGAAGGATCTAATCAAGGAATGGGATCAGGTCTCTGAACAGGAAAAGAAACTGTTCATCAAGCAGGCAAATGTGTTTGCGGCCTATGTGGCCTATACCGACCACGAGATTGGCCGCGTGATCCAGACGGTCGAGGATCTGGGGCGGCTCGACAACACCCTAATCATCTACATCACCGGCGACAACGGCACCAGCTCCGAAGGCGGGGCAACCGGCACGCCGAACGAGATCGCGTCGGTGCAGGGACTGCACCTGCCGGTCGAAGCGCAGATGCAGTATTACGACGTGTGGGGTTCTGACCAGACCTATCCGCACATGTCCGTCGGCTGGACGTGGGCGTTCGGAACGCCGTTCTCGTGGACGAAGATGGTCTGCTCGCACTTTGGCGGAACCAAGCAGGGCACGGCCATTTCCTGGCCGAAGGTGATCAAGGACAAGGGCGGTATCCGCAACCAGTTCCACCATGTGGTCGATATTGCCCCTACCATCATGGAAGCCACCGGCGTCCCGCTGCCTGAAATGATCGATGGCATCGCCCAGGATCCCATGGATGGCGTCAGCATGCTCTATACCTTCGACGAACAGAATGCCGACGCACCCTCGACACACAAGACCCAATATTTCGAAATGATCGGCGACCATGCGATCTATCACGACGGCTGGATCCTGAGCACGAAAGTGATGCGCCCGCCGTGGGACAACAGCGGTAAAAACTATGGCGATCCTTCGACCTGGCCGTGGGAGCTGTACGACCTTTCCAAGGACTGGACGCAATACAACGATGTTTCCGCCCAGTATCCCGAGAAGGTGACGGAACTCGAAAAGCTTTTCTGGGAAGAGGCGGAAAAGAACCAGGTGCTGCCAATGGACACCACCACCTTCACCCGCTCGCTGCTGCCGCGCCCGAACCTTTCGGCCGGCCGCTCCGTGTTCAACTATTCCGGGGAAGTGACCGGCACCCCCAACGGCAACGCGCCGAATGTGCTGGCCTCGTCGTTCAACCTTAAGGCCGAGGTCGTGGTTCCCGAAGGCGGTGCCGAAGGCATGCTTGTGACCCACGGCGGCCGCTTTGCCGGCTACGGGTTCTATCTGCTGAAAGGGAAACCCACCTTCACCTACAACCTGCTCGGCATGCAACGCTTCAAGTGGGAAGGTGCGGCTGCGCTGGCTCCCGGGAAGCATACGCTTGAGTTCGACTTCCAATACGACGGACTCGGCGCCGCAACCCTGCAGTACGGCAGCCCGAGCGGACTGGGGCAGGGCGGTGCCGGCATCCTCAAGGTGGACGGCCAGGTGGTCGCCACCAAGAAGATCGACAAGACCATCCCGATGCTGATGCAGTGGTGCGAAAGCTTCGATGTGGGTGCCGACACCGGTTCCCCGGTTTCCGACAAGGATTACAAGTGCCCCTTCCGCTTCACCGGCACACTCGACCAACTGACGCTCACCATCGACCGGCCGGAACTATCGCCGGAAGACATCAAAAAACTGCAGGACGCCATGCACGCCAACCCGGCGGAAGACTAG
- a CDS encoding integrase core domain-containing protein, with amino-acid sequence MKNDLRKLLRWVCRKLTYNDLASVVPVLLEVLNGSRQDIELKPQEVRPPHYRQFRVDPQPPLCEPLLPHAPQKDWEELQADHLRATGKTIAKVARRTGSPMPPEKCRCRHCHAPVRYLYLNNGKLGSQVQCKICKRTSPTDKPRRESKARYWCPHCGYALFRWKEDGLCTAFKCPNDHCPVYVRNLAQLTPEEHAMRKAGNTSQFKLRYLFREYHFASQDLPLKRPEDAPVDLNRIHHSLHTLGLCLTFSISLGLSARLTAQALERVFGIRISHQTVVNYIKAAACQLADFTDENSPVPEGTCAADETYIKIGGKTRYTWLVITETRRAICGYNLSETRGAEPALGLIQSMCGPPDAPRAEAFELVTDGLPSYDSATVAYNTAAVVAGGEAVLNKRTVIGLKNLDPESETYRVYKQLIERLNRTYKYHTRPRAGFKSFDGATALTTLFVAYYNFMRPHGSLGGHPPVAIACLKGKRLYPDMWVELLRQAA; translated from the coding sequence ATGAAAAATGATCTAAGGAAACTGCTTCGCTGGGTATGTCGCAAGCTTACCTACAACGATCTGGCTTCGGTGGTGCCGGTGCTGCTCGAAGTACTCAACGGTTCAAGGCAGGATATCGAACTCAAGCCGCAGGAAGTGCGGCCTCCGCACTATCGCCAGTTCCGGGTCGATCCTCAACCGCCGCTATGCGAACCATTGCTGCCGCACGCACCGCAAAAGGACTGGGAGGAGCTTCAGGCCGACCATTTGCGCGCCACGGGAAAAACAATCGCCAAGGTAGCGCGTCGGACGGGTTCGCCCATGCCGCCTGAAAAATGCCGATGCCGGCACTGCCATGCCCCCGTGCGCTATCTCTACCTCAACAACGGAAAGCTTGGGTCGCAGGTTCAGTGCAAGATCTGCAAAAGGACTTCGCCAACCGACAAGCCCCGGCGCGAAAGCAAGGCGCGCTACTGGTGCCCGCATTGCGGCTATGCACTCTTTCGATGGAAGGAGGATGGCCTGTGCACCGCCTTCAAGTGCCCGAACGACCACTGCCCCGTCTACGTACGGAACCTCGCCCAGCTCACGCCCGAAGAGCACGCCATGCGCAAAGCCGGAAACACCAGCCAGTTCAAGCTGCGCTACCTCTTCCGCGAATACCACTTCGCCTCGCAAGACCTTCCGCTCAAACGCCCCGAAGACGCCCCGGTCGATCTCAACCGCATCCACCACAGCCTGCATACCCTCGGACTCTGCCTCACCTTCTCCATCAGCCTCGGACTCAGCGCAAGGCTCACCGCCCAGGCGCTCGAACGCGTCTTCGGGATCCGCATCTCGCACCAGACCGTCGTCAACTACATCAAGGCCGCAGCCTGCCAGCTCGCCGACTTCACCGATGAAAACAGTCCCGTTCCCGAAGGAACCTGCGCGGCGGACGAAACCTACATCAAGATCGGCGGGAAAACCCGCTACACCTGGCTCGTCATCACCGAAACACGGCGGGCCATCTGCGGCTACAACCTCTCCGAAACCCGTGGGGCCGAACCGGCGCTCGGACTCATCCAAAGCATGTGCGGCCCGCCGGACGCGCCCCGGGCCGAAGCCTTCGAACTCGTCACCGACGGCCTGCCGTCCTACGACAGCGCCACCGTCGCCTACAACACCGCCGCCGTGGTGGCCGGAGGCGAAGCAGTCCTGAATAAACGTACCGTCATCGGACTCAAGAACCTCGATCCCGAAAGCGAGACCTACCGCGTCTACAAGCAGCTCATCGAGCGGCTCAACCGCACCTATAAATACCACACGCGACCCCGCGCCGGCTTCAAGAGCTTCGACGGAGCCACGGCACTCACCACGCTCTTCGTCGCCTACTACAACTTCATGCGCCCGCACGGCAGCCTCGGCGGGCATCCGCCCGTCGCGATCGCCTGCCTCAAAGGCAAGAGGCTCTACCCCGACATGTGGGTCGAGCTCCTCCGGCAAGCCGCATGA
- a CDS encoding DeoR/GlpR family DNA-binding transcription regulator, with translation MKAMQKGGAMVQMMGREKEILRILSEDSGKTVTEISEMLEVSAVTIRSDLKALADKGLVVRTRGGAFPAFHPSILERQKNMVEEKERIAKAAADHVEDGDNIMIVAGTTTPLMVKYLLGKRDIHIVTNSTLIYPQARINPALRLTVVGGEFRAAGEAMLGPNATRDMQQFHANKAFLGTDGVSLGKGITADVVEMAEIVKVAAAQSDQRILLADSSKYGRAGFAHIMGLENIDVLITDTGLPAGARHALEEAGLLVEQV, from the coding sequence ATGAAAGCAATGCAAAAGGGTGGCGCAATGGTTCAGATGATGGGCAGGGAAAAGGAAATCCTGCGGATTCTATCGGAAGACAGCGGGAAAACGGTTACGGAAATCAGCGAAATGCTGGAGGTTTCGGCCGTGACGATCCGTAGCGACCTGAAGGCGCTGGCCGACAAGGGGCTGGTGGTTCGCACGCGCGGCGGCGCTTTCCCCGCTTTCCACCCCTCCATCCTGGAGCGCCAGAAAAACATGGTCGAGGAAAAGGAACGCATCGCCAAGGCCGCCGCCGACCATGTTGAAGATGGCGACAACATCATGATTGTCGCCGGAACCACCACGCCGCTGATGGTGAAATATCTGCTCGGCAAGCGCGACATCCACATTGTGACCAACTCGACGCTCATCTACCCCCAGGCGCGCATCAACCCGGCGCTACGCCTGACCGTGGTCGGCGGCGAATTCCGCGCCGCCGGCGAGGCGATGCTCGGGCCCAATGCCACGCGCGACATGCAGCAGTTCCATGCCAACAAGGCCTTTCTCGGCACCGACGGCGTTTCGCTCGGGAAGGGCATCACCGCCGATGTGGTGGAGATGGCGGAGATTGTGAAAGTCGCCGCCGCGCAATCCGACCAACGCATCCTGCTGGCCGATTCGTCGAAATATGGCCGGGCGGGGTTCGCGCACATCATGGGGTTGGAAAACATCGATGTGCTCATTACCGACACGGGGTTGCCCGCCGGCGCACGCCATGCGCTTGAAGAAGCCGGTTTGTTGGTCGAACAGGTTTAA
- the lipA gene encoding lipoyl synthase, translating to MIDTTETVRPARIPEWMRRPIQTDVDYAETHATLKKNGLHTVCEDAKCPNRHECWNHGTATIMILGNVCTRDCRFCSIATGKPDGLDTEEPQRVAEAVETMKLKHVVITSVTRDDLPDGGAEIFAQTIMAIKTRMPEVTVEVLTPDFLGRKELLFKVLDAGPVVFNHNVETVKRLQRSIRSGATYERSLKILKHASEYGDGSIKVKTGIMLGLGETNEEVMECLQDIYDHGVRLLTIGQYMAPTRDHARTKRFVTPKEFTDFEDAAYKIGFEAVASGPLVRSSYRADNMVTA from the coding sequence ATGATTGATACCACTGAAACAGTACGACCCGCACGCATCCCGGAATGGATGCGACGCCCGATCCAAACCGATGTGGACTATGCGGAAACGCATGCCACACTCAAGAAAAACGGCCTGCACACCGTCTGCGAGGATGCCAAATGCCCGAACCGGCACGAGTGCTGGAACCACGGCACGGCAACCATCATGATTCTCGGCAATGTCTGCACGCGCGATTGCCGCTTCTGCTCGATTGCCACCGGCAAGCCGGACGGCCTCGACACCGAAGAGCCGCAGCGCGTGGCCGAAGCGGTCGAAACCATGAAGCTCAAGCATGTGGTGATCACTAGTGTCACCCGCGACGACCTGCCCGACGGCGGCGCCGAAATCTTTGCGCAGACCATCATGGCGATCAAAACACGCATGCCGGAAGTGACCGTCGAAGTGCTGACGCCGGACTTCCTCGGGCGCAAGGAGCTGCTCTTCAAGGTGCTGGATGCCGGGCCGGTGGTGTTCAACCACAACGTGGAAACCGTGAAGCGGCTGCAGCGCTCGATCCGTTCCGGGGCAACCTATGAGCGGTCGCTGAAGATCTTGAAACATGCCTCCGAATACGGCGATGGTTCCATCAAGGTCAAAACCGGGATCATGCTGGGGCTTGGCGAAACGAACGAAGAGGTCATGGAATGCCTACAGGATATTTATGACCACGGTGTCCGCCTGTTGACGATCGGGCAATACATGGCCCCGACGCGCGACCATGCCCGGACAAAGCGCTTCGTCACCCCAAAGGAATTTACCGACTTCGAGGACGCCGCCTACAAAATCGGTTTTGAGGCCGTCGCCTCAGGCCCGCTCGTCCGCTCGTCCTACCGGGCCGATAACATGGTCACTGCCTGA
- a CDS encoding outer membrane beta-barrel protein, whose protein sequence is MKTKTSITAGILCMMGAFTAHANQYGYDSKPYTIQALLGGIRYDDLLFTSENGSGDSVEVDMSTLPQLGGAWATLPKGEKLQFGMEASFLLGFKFDDVNTYSGVKNVYVDVSSYLWMFDIAGGVYANLPLGEKLRLYIGAGPLIMLGYYNSESDYVNTSHSDTSFGWGAYARTGFELQVHPGGYLGAGIRGNWCDIDFTDVGGASEISGVAAFITYTAGL, encoded by the coding sequence ATGAAAACGAAAACCTCGATCACCGCCGGCATATTGTGCATGATGGGTGCATTCACCGCGCACGCGAACCAGTACGGCTACGACAGCAAACCCTACACCATCCAGGCTTTGCTCGGTGGAATTAGATACGACGACCTGTTGTTCACCAGCGAGAACGGTTCTGGCGATTCAGTGGAGGTCGATATGTCGACCCTCCCGCAGCTCGGTGGCGCGTGGGCCACCTTGCCTAAAGGCGAAAAGCTCCAGTTCGGCATGGAAGCCTCTTTCCTGCTCGGGTTCAAGTTCGACGATGTGAATACCTACAGCGGGGTTAAGAATGTTTATGTCGATGTGTCGAGCTACCTATGGATGTTCGATATTGCCGGCGGTGTCTATGCCAACCTTCCCTTGGGCGAAAAGCTTCGCCTGTACATCGGGGCGGGCCCATTGATCATGCTGGGCTACTACAATTCCGAGAGCGATTATGTCAACACCTCCCATTCCGATACCTCGTTCGGCTGGGGCGCCTATGCCCGCACGGGTTTTGAGTTGCAGGTTCATCCGGGGGGTTATCTGGGCGCGGGCATCCGCGGCAACTGGTGCGATATCGATTTCACCGATGTTGGCGGGGCCTCCGAAATCTCCGGTGTGGCCGCATTCATCACCTACACTGCCGGCCTGTAA